One Phaseolus vulgaris cultivar G19833 chromosome 2, P. vulgaris v2.0, whole genome shotgun sequence DNA window includes the following coding sequences:
- the LOC137809202 gene encoding uncharacterized protein, producing the protein MLFTDEDFQEIDPDHDDHMVITVEIVEYAVMKTLVDQGSSVDILFWDTFKRLHLREGDIIPFREKIIGFSGERVSTKGYVDLMTTFGRGNKTKKIKIRYLVVNLKINKDTERMVAMVDLDPRLNDERLEPKEETTAMVLGRDERQCTYIGGSLPEELLNKHITVLRNNKDLFAWKPYNIPGIDLKVICHKLFVCREARPVSQKRRKLGEERRKEAIEETEKLMQADFI; encoded by the exons ATGCTTTTCACGgatgaagattttcaagaaattgATCCTGACCATGATGATCATATGGTGATAACGGTGGAAATAGTCGAATATGCTGTCATGAAAACCTTGGTTGATCAGGGGAGTTCAGTTGATATTTTGTTTTGGGATACTTTCAAAAGGTTACACCTGAGAGAAGGAGATATAATACCCTTCCGAGAGAAAATCATTGGCTTCTCGGGTGAAAGAGTTAGCACCAAAGGATATGTTGATCTAATGACAACATTTGGAAGAGGCAACAAaactaaaaagattaaaatcagGTATTTAGTG gtgaatttgaagataaatAAAGATACTGAAAGAATGGTGGCAATGGTGGATTTGGACCCCAGATTAAATGATGAGAGGTTAGAACCAAAAGAAGAGACAACAGCTATGGTATTGGGCCGAGACGAGAGACAATGTACTTATATAGGTGGAAGTTTGCCTGAAGAATTGTTGAACAAACACATCACGGTGTTACGTAACAACAAAGATTTATTTGCTTGGAAACCATATAATATTCCTGGAATTGATCTGAAGGTAATTTGTCACAAGTTGTTTGTTTGCCGAGAAGCAAGACCAGTATCTCAAAAACGAAGAAAATTGGGAGAAGAGAGACGAAAGGAAGCAATTGAGGAAACCGAAAAGTTGATGCAAGCTGATTTCATTTGA